CTGCGCTGCATATGGATTTGATATACCAGACATATAGAGATTTGGCGGCAATGAAGAAGGGACCGGACTTTGTGGTTGAGTTCATTGGTCCGTCAGTAAAATTAATCTCTAAAAACAGAGCAGGCTTCTCCCCTGAAGACCAGAAGACCCTTGATGAGATTGCCAAGACAATTACAGCAATGTCAAAGGATGGAATAAAGTTCGAGATCTGCCTCGCGGCCGCTAAGGTATTTAATGTAGACCCTGCGTCAGTCTTACCGGAGATTAAGAGAGTGGGAAATGGATGGATATCCGAGATCGGGTATCAGGCCCAGGGTTACTCTCTGGTTCCCGCGTTTTAGATGGCAGTAGTGGTTCTTTGCTCTTCGTTCCTTCACCATTCTTAATTAAGAAGGTCGTGAGGGAGATTTGAGTTCGGATGAAAAATTGTTCTAATGACAAATCACCTCGGCTGATGGCATGAAACGGAAATGCTGATATCAGGCTTATGCGCATTTGTATCGTAAATCCTTTTGTAGTTTCGTTTTACACTACTTGAGA
The Nitrospirota bacterium genome window above contains:
- a CDS encoding DsrE family protein gives rise to the protein MRMKRRVTILNYLLLAIFLFSAVSVSAEEYKALEGVKSTKAIFDFRIGDAKSAALHMDLIYQTYRDLAAMKKGPDFVVEFIGPSVKLISKNRAGFSPEDQKTLDEIAKTITAMSKDGIKFEICLAAAKVFNVDPASVLPEIKRVGNGWISEIGYQAQGYSLVPAF